The following nucleotide sequence is from Pseudonocardia sp. C8.
CGACGCAGGCCTCGGCGCGGTCGCCGTGTGGACGCGCGCGGGTGCTGTGCCCGACACGGTGCGGGAACGCGTCGGCGCGGTGGCCGTGGAGCTCACCGGCGATCGGGCCGCCGCGGCAGAGGCGGCCGACACCGCCTTGGCCCCGAAACGCCCCGCGATCCCGCACGTATCGCTCGATGCCCTGGGGGTGGACCCGCGCCTGCAGGGTCGCGGTCTCGGGAGCGCGCTCCTGCGCGCCGGCCTGCGGGCCGTCGACCGTGCAGGTCTGCCGGCGTATCTGGAGACGAGCGAACCAGGCAACGTGCGCCTGTACGAGCGACACGGCTTCGTCGTCACGGGTGTCGTCGATCTGGAGGGCGGCGGCCCGCGCACGTGGTCGATGCTGCGGGCGCCGGCATCCGTCTCGTGATCGAGGTGTGTTAGCCGCCGCGGCCGAAGGGCGGCGATCGCAGCCCGTGCCGCGACGTTCCGTCCCGAGCCCATGGGAAGCCGGCCGCGGGCATGCGGGTACGCGGGTACGCGGGTACGCGGGTACGCGGGTACGCGGGTACGCGGGTACGCGGGTACGCGGGTACGCGGGTACGCGGGTACGCGGGTACGCGGGCAATCGCACCGCGACCGAGGTTCGTGCCCTGATCGCCGGCGAGTCAGGCCGCGGTGGCGGGGCGGGGTTGGCGGCGTGGTTGTTGCAGCGGGTCGATCCAGCGGGGTGGGACGAACTCGGGGAGCCCGTCGCGGATCCGGACGATCCATCCGGGGTGGTGCAGTAGCCGGTGGTGCAGCTTGCACACCATGACC
It contains:
- a CDS encoding GNAT family N-acetyltransferase — encoded protein: MATPPGTVLRPMTPDDVPRASQLLADAFADYAWTRWTVAADDHAHRLRELYSTFLTAVALPYGVVDGADTLDAGLGAVAVWTRAGAVPDTVRERVGAVAVELTGDRAAAAEAADTALAPKRPAIPHVSLDALGVDPRLQGRGLGSALLRAGLRAVDRAGLPAYLETSEPGNVRLYERHGFVVTGVVDLEGGGPRTWSMLRAPASVS